A genomic region of Vespa crabro chromosome 19, iyVesCrab1.2, whole genome shotgun sequence contains the following coding sequences:
- the LOC124430531 gene encoding transcriptional repressor CTCFL isoform X2: MIMTSNVAAIKLEEGQESVTEIQTYLETFNKEIEGGQGEQLQHVQLQQVEGLSGGEEGGTYFVDQSGQYYYQANSDETPVMTQVQIQEVEESDVHQEGEVTQEEQYHEIEELENVDGDEDGQVSNNGNNQVVINSGDAYQTVTIVPSDTNPGEVSYVLIVQQPESEDKESRPTEGEVGEVEEAEGEQDLTVYDFEDNEDNEAPVESEVEDDKTKIIKFLPKKSQTVTQAHMCNYCNYTSPKRYLLSRHMKSHSEERPHKCSVCERGFKTLASLQNHVNTHTGTKPHHCKFCDSAFTTSGELVRHVRYRHTHEKPHKCQECDYASVELSKLKRHIRCHTGERPYQCPHCTYASPDTFKLKRHLRIHTGEKPYECDFCQARFTQSNSLKAHKLIHNVGDKPVFQCELCPATCGRKTDLRIHVQKLHTSDKPLKCKRCGKTFPDRYSYKLHSKTHEGEKCYKCDLCPYASISARHLESHMLIHTDQKPYQCDHCFQSFRQKQLLKRHCNLYHNPSYVPPPPQEKTHQCPECERPFRHKGNLIRHMAVHDPESSLQEKQQALKIGRQKKIQIIDGQRVEVMTGDLASKLKGYEDEEEEDEDDMMAVEGSDGQQYVVLEVIQLADNQGTDQMAVVASEDGDLVMQDPLSQENSMVGGTGEDGCEVEEDESDMHELKIESVTSCSTNKSSSQNTQSDPKLQKEMETCFGFDEEEEEEEEGSSNINILQTIS, translated from the exons ATGATCATGACGAGTAACGTTGCAGCGATAAAGTTGGAAGAGGGGCAGGAATCTGTAACAGAGATTCAAACCTATCTCGAAACGTTtaacaaagaaatagaaggCGGACAAGGCGAGCAACTACAACATGTGCAGT TGCAACAAGTGGAAGGATTGTCAGGTGGAGAAGAAGGTGGTACTTACTTTGTCGATCAATCaggtcaatattattatcaggCTAATAGCGATGAAACCCCTGTGATGACACAAGTACAAATTCAAGAAGTTGAAGAAAGTGACGTTCATCAAGAGGGTGAAGTAACTCAAGAAGAACAATATCATGAGATAGAAGAGTTGGAAAATGTTGATGGAGATGAGGAT ggTCAAGTGTcaaacaatggaaataatcaAGTTGTAATTAATTCTGGTGATGCCTATCAGACCGTTACTATAGTACCATCTGACACTAATCCTGGTGAAGTTAGTTATGTTTTGATTGTACAACAACCAGAATCTGAGGACAAAGAAAGTAGACCTACCGAAGGTGAAGTTGGTGAGGTAGAGGAGGCAGAAGGTGAACAGGATTTAACTGTTTATGATTTTGaagataatgaggataatgaAGCTCCTGTAGAATCAGAAGTAGAAGATGATAAaactaaaataattaaatttcttccaAAGAAATCTCAAACTGTTACTCAGGCACATATgtgtaattattgtaattataccaGTCCAAAACG ATACTTGCTGTCACGAcatatgaaatctcattcagaAGAAAGACCACATAAGTGTAGTGTTTGTGAAAGGGGATTTAAAACTTTGGCTTCCCTTCAAAATCATGTTAATACGCATACTGGAACCAAACCCCATCATTGCAAATTTTGTGATAGTGCATTCACTACATCCG GTGAACTTGTGAGACACGTACGGTACAGGCATACTCATGAAAAACCGCATAAATGTCAAGAGTGTGATTATGCCTCAGTCGAGTTATCTAAACTAAAGCGACATATAAGGTGCCATACAGGAGAACGCCCATATCAG tgtCCACATTGTACATATGCAAGTCCAGATACCTTTAAATTAAAACGTCATCTTCGTATACATACAGGTGAAAAACCATATGAATGTGATTTTTGCCAAGCAAGGTTTACGCAATCAAATAGTTTAAAAGCACACAAGTTAATTCACAATG TAGGTGACAAACCTGTTTTTCAATGCGAGTTATGTCCTGCAACTTGCGGAAGGAAAACTGATCTTAGAATTCATGTGCAGAAATTGCATACCTCGGACAAAccattaaaatgtaaaagatgTGGAAAAACATTCCCCGAcag GTATAGCTATAAGTTACATAGTAAAACACATGAAggagaaaaatgttacaaatgtGACCTTTGTCCGTACGCGTCAATTTCCGCACGTCATTTAGAAAGTCATATGTTGATACATACAGATCAGAAGCCATATCAATGTGATCATTGTTTTCAGTCATTTAGACAGAAGCAGTTGCTCAAACGTCATTGTAATCTTTATCATAATCCATCTTATGTTCCTCCACCGCCACAAGAAAAAACTCATCAGTGTCCTGAATGTGAAAGACCTTTTag aCACAAAGGAAATCTTATTCGACACATGGCTGTTCATGATCCAGAATCATCTTTGCAAGAAAAACAACAAGCCCTGAAGATTGGtcgacaaaagaaaatacagaTTATCGATGGTCAACGAGTCGAAGTCATGACAG GTGATTTAGCTTCTAAACTTAAAGGTTATgaagacgaagaggaagaagacgaagatgatATGATGGCAGTAGAAGGAAGCGATGGACAACAATATGTTGTATTAGAAGTAATCCAATTAGCTGACAATCAAGGCACTGATCAG ATGGCTGTGGTAGCTAGCGAAGACGGAGATTTGGTGATGCAAGATCCCTTGAGTCAAGAAAATAGTATGGTAGGTGGAACAGGAGAAGATGGCTGTGAGgttgaagaagatgaaagtgATATGcacgaattaaaaattgaatcaGTGACATCGTGTAGCACAAACAAATCTTCGTCTCAAAATACACAAAGTGATCCAAAACtgcaaaaagaaatggaaacaTGTTTTGGTTTTGATGAA gaagaagaggaagaagaagaaggaagcagtaatataaatattttacaaactaTTTCGTAA